The following proteins are encoded in a genomic region of Arcobacter suis CECT 7833:
- a CDS encoding sensor histidine kinase: MRQTKIDEFLELEHNNKELEKRVKEEVAKNREKDKLMFQQAKLASLGEMLGNIAHQWRQPLMEINSLFLPIEGKIFLDMPLDKEEILETINKLNHITKYMSNTIDDFRDFFATDKEKIRFQLLEQINSTINIISGGLKTHNIKLDIIIQKNPEMIGYKNDYSQVLINIISNAKDVLIQRKIKNPYIKISIFEENENIVTTVEDNAGGIKVNPIEKIFDPFFTYEKVGGSGIGLFMSKLIIEKNMSGKLSVKNSSEGAFFKIIIPKI, translated from the coding sequence ATGAGACAAACAAAAATAGATGAGTTCTTAGAATTAGAACATAATAACAAAGAACTTGAAAAAAGAGTTAAAGAAGAAGTTGCAAAAAATAGAGAAAAAGATAAGTTAATGTTTCAACAAGCAAAGTTAGCGTCTTTGGGTGAAATGTTAGGAAATATAGCTCACCAATGGAGACAACCACTTATGGAAATAAACTCTTTATTTTTACCGATTGAGGGTAAAATCTTTCTTGATATGCCATTAGATAAAGAAGAGATACTTGAAACTATAAATAAGTTAAATCATATTACAAAATATATGTCAAATACTATTGATGATTTTAGAGATTTTTTTGCTACAGATAAAGAAAAAATAAGATTTCAACTTTTAGAGCAGATTAATTCAACTATAAATATTATTAGTGGAGGATTAAAAACTCACAATATAAAACTTGATATTATTATTCAGAAAAATCCTGAAATGATAGGATATAAAAATGATTATTCTCAAGTATTAATAAATATAATAAGTAATGCTAAAGATGTTTTAATTCAAAGAAAAATAAAAAATCCATATATAAAAATATCAATATTTGAAGAAAATGAAAATATTGTTACTACTGTTGAAGATAATGCTGGGGGAATAAAAGTAAACCCAATAGAAAAAATATTTGATCCTTTTTTTACTTATGAAAAAGTAGGGGGTTCAGGAATTGGACTTTTTATGTCAAAACTAATAATTGAAAAAAATATGAGTGGAAAGTTATCAGTTAAAAACTCTTCAGAAGGTGCTTTTTTTAAAATTATTATTCC